One Onychostoma macrolepis isolate SWU-2019 chromosome 15, ASM1243209v1, whole genome shotgun sequence DNA segment encodes these proteins:
- the or55e1 gene encoding olfactory receptor 52K2: MTKRQRNQETRAGCCHHIQSAMIEELQGANISHTKFLFMGFPEIYKYRRLLFLPFFLSYVLVVVGNSLLVFVIRNTESLHSPMYILVSALAVVDIIVPTAIIPAMLLGFLFDLNEISLTGCLTQMFVTHFFSSVESTILLAMALDRFVAICKPLHYTEIMNSSMFLKVLLFTLIRSSTIMFALVALAAPLSFCESNVIHHCYCDHMALVSLACDSISKNNAMGLVVIICFVGIDISVIFFSYVKILHVVLGAAAGEDRWKAFHTCGTHLMVMMCFYFVGSITFLSRNLNIPIPVDVNTFLGVMYIVFPASVNPIIYGVRTKEIRNALLRMFKTNIIPL, from the exons ATGACCAAACGACAGAGAAACCAAGAAACTCGGGCAG GTTGCTGTCACCACATTCAGAGTGCCATGATTGAGGAACTCCAAGGAGCAAACATCTCACATACAAAATTCTTATTTATGGGATTTCCAGAGATCTACAAATACAGACGTCTGCTTTTCCTGCCATTTTTTCTAAGTTACGTTTTGGTTGTGGTGGGGAATTCTTTGTTAGTTTTTGTGATCAGAAATACCGAAAGTCTTCACAGTCCTATGTACATACTAGTGTCTGCTTTGGCGGTTGTCGACATCATTGTACCCACTGCCATTATCCCAGCAATGCTTCTCGGTTTCCTCTTTGACTTGAATGAGATATCTTTAACCGGATGTTTGACACAAATGTTTGTTACTCATTTCTTTTCTTCTGTAGAATCGACCATACTTTTAGCTATGGCTTTAGATCGCTTTGTGGCCATTTGCAAGCCATTACATTACACTGAAATCATGAACTCGtccatgtttttgaaagtgctTCTTTTCACACTGATCAGGAGCAGCACTATAATGTTTGCACTGGTCGCTTTGGCTGCACCTTTGTCTTTTTGTGAGTCTAATGTTATCCATCATTGCTACTGTGACCACATGGCTCTTGTTAGCTTGGCCTGTGATTCAATAAGCAAAAATAATGCAATGGGATTGGTTGTGATTATCTGTTTTGTGGGAATTGACATTTCTGTTATTTTCTTCTCCTATGTAAAAATCTTGCATGTCGTGTTGGGGGCTGCAGCCGGAGAGGATCGTTGGAAAGCATTTCATACCTGTGGTACACACTTAATGGTTATGATGTGTTTTTACTTTGTAGGTAGTATTACCTTTCTCTCACGAAATCTTAACATTCCAATCCCAGTTGATGTTAATACCTTCCTGGGTGTGATGTATATAGTATTTCCTGCTAGTGTCAATCCAATCATTTATGGTGTTCGGACAAAAGAAATAAGGAATGCTTTATTGAGGAtgttcaaaacaaatattattccATTGTAA
- the or55c1 gene encoding olfactory receptor 52A5, which yields MGDRSVNISFTEFQLIGFTDLKGYRPLLFIPFCIILVYTLFANGILIIIIAKERKLHAPMYILIGLIAALGFFVPIYFIPRMLVGFLWEMNTITRHECLIQMFCLHFSGCFQSTILLGMAVDRYFAIIYPLRYNDFVNLTNSLIFSAILSIRNAVSIISMVGLVVPLTFCRTNLIYHSFCEHTSVVNLACNDITKNYLALTVAFGITSADCFLIFCSYVIIFVVIFRSPSGESRHKAIHTCTTHIMTIVIAYISVTAAFVGYRVATIPRDARIITSTMYHLVPAICNPIIYGLRTTEIRTQIVKCFKFNKISTY from the coding sequence ATGGGTGACCGATCAGTAAACATCTCTTTTACTGAATTCCAGTTGATTGGATTCACAGACCTAAAAGGGTACCGACCGCTACTCTTCATTCCTTTTTGCATCATCTTAGTGTATACATTATTTGCTAATGGCATTTTGATTATCATTAttgcaaaagagagaaaattacATGCTCCCATGTATATTCTAATTGGTTTGATTGCAGCTTTAGGGTTTTTTGTGCCAATATACTTCATTCCAAGGATGTTGGTTGGTTTTTTGTGGGAAATGAATACAATTACGCGGCATGAATGTCTAATACAAATGTTTTGCCTGCATTTTTCTGGTTGTTTTCAGTCCACCATCCTACTTGGGATGGCTGTGGACCGATATTTTGCTATTATTTATCCTTTGCGTTACAATGATTTTGTAAATTTGACAAACTCGCTTATTTTCTCTGCAATTCTTAGCATTCGGAACGCTGTCAGCATTATTTCCATGGTTGGTCTAGTTGTGCCACTTACCTTTTGTAGAACAAATTTGATTTACCACAGTTTCTGTGAGCATACATCAGTTGTTAATCTAGCTTGTAATGATATTACTAAAAACTATTTAGCTCTTACAGTAGCTTTTGGTATAACATCCGCTGACTGTTTTCTGATTTTTTGCTCTTACGTCAtcatttttgttgttatatttCGCTCACCTTCTGGTGAATCCCGCCATAAAGCCATTCACACATGTACCACGCACATAATGACCATAGTAATAGCCTATATCAGTGTTACTGCTGCATTTGTTGGGTATAGAGTAGCTACAATACCCCGAGATGCCCGTATCATAACTAGCACAATGTATCACCTCGTTCCTGCAATATGTAACCCTATCATTTATGGCCTCAGAACCACAGAAATCagaactcaaattgtgaaatgtttcaaatttaataaaatttccACATATTGA
- the LOC131520642 gene encoding olfactory receptor 56B4-like yields MKNLTAQNILFTDFKLNGFYSLGEWRPFLFIPFFLMFLLSITANSILIYLIICQKSLHSPMYVLIGLMAVVDLILPIFFVPNMLVSFLFNWGGISLVGCLIQMFCIHYVGAFQSTLLLWMALDRYFAICKPLYYHKCMEIPNFLKFVVIPLIRNALLNISMVSLAGKLTFCVTNVIDHCFCEHMALVQLACGDITVNNLGLLTAFLIPTADCILITGSHVVIFASVFKSGKAQMKAINTCITHIIVMTSNLIFALIAFMSYRIRNIFFY; encoded by the coding sequence ATGAAGAATCTTACtgctcaaaatattttattcacagacTTCAAACTGAATGGTTTCTACAGTCTCGGAGAATGGAGGCCTTTTTTATTTATCCCCTTCtttctaatgtttttattgtctaTCACTGCAAATTCTATTCTCATATATTTAATCATATGTCAAAAGTCTCTGCATTCTCCCATGTATGTACTAATAGGTTTAATGGCTGTTGTAGACTTAATCTTACCTATATTTTTTGTACCTAACATGCTTGTTAGCTTTTTATTCAACTGGGGTGGGATATCCCTAGTTGGTTGTTTGAtacaaatgttttgcattcattATGTTGGCGCATTTCAGTCTACTTTACTTTTGTGGATGGCACTGGATCGTTACTTTGCAATATGTAAACCTCTTTACTATCACAAATGCATGGAAATCCCTAACTTTCTAAAGTTTGTTGTTATCCCACTAATCAGAAATGCACTCCTGAACATCAGCATGGTCTCTCTGGCTGGAAAACTGACATTCTGTGTAACAAATGTCATTGATCACTGTTTTTGTGAACACATGGCATTAGTTCAGTTAGCATGTGGAGATATAACTGTTAATAACTTAGGACTTTTGACTGCTTTCCTGATACCAACTGCTGATTGTATTCTTATTACTGGTTcccatgttgtgatttttgCCTCTGTGTTTAAATCTGGTAAGGCCCAAATGAAGGCCATAAATACTTGCATTACTCACATCATTGTCATGACAAGTAATTTGATTTTTGCCCTGATTGCATTCATGTCATAcagaataagaaatatttttttctactaA